DNA from Dromaius novaehollandiae isolate bDroNov1 chromosome 12, bDroNov1.hap1, whole genome shotgun sequence:
aggaGCAGGAGTTTAGTCTCCTTGACACCAAGGTCTAAAGCTACAACATTCATGCCTTAGCTATTTTATGAGTATGTTTTACATAGGAATATGTGTAAGTAGGGATACAGGGATTATTCCTCATTCACAGATTTCATTGTTAAAAACAGGTGCTTGAAATTATGGAAATGGCTGAAAATAAGTTAAGAGAGCATAACATTTGTGGATACAGCACTTCTTCTGGATTTTCCGTGAACACTCCAGAAGAAACAGATGATGAGACAACTAGCCTCAGCGTGGATGGTGGTTCTTCACAGGAGAATAAAGAGGACAGCACACAGACAAAGACCGTGACAGGTGCCAATCCTTGCACACCTTTAACAGGAGTTGTGTCACCTGACATTTACTGTGGACAAATGTCAAGGGTCCCTTGTGAATCAGATGAATCAAGCAGTTTTATACAGAATTCTGCAGAAGGGGCTACAGATGAGCTGTCTAGCAACAGTTGTTACAATTCAGAAAATACCACAACCTCTGAGtacaggaaaagggaggaaagaccTGTGAATGGACTCCAGGAAAGAAACATGGCATCCATTGAAAGTGATGAGAACTTGGAAACAACGTCTACCGCACAGAGCACCTTTCAACGAAAAAATGCAGACCTTGATGCTTCATGTTCTTCACAAGGTAAATCTCGATAATTCTGGAGGGTGAACACAGAACATTCAGGCATACGGTCTTCCAGGTGCTATGGCAAAACTGCTTATGATCCTGTTCTGATGACCACAGTCTTTGTGAAAAGTGTTCTAATATTATAATAGTACAGACGAAATACTCTTTTCTCcaaattttttaaagttcttcTTCCTATCTAGAAACACGTTTCAGTAAATCTTGTATTCTTGGTTTGATATTATCAGCAAACCTACAAAATATTCTCTGGTTttctatcagattttttttcatacgccctatttttttaattgttgtctATTCCTTAGacaaagatggattttttttctcaatattttatcttttttgtttttcagcattaGCCAGAGAGACATCttggaaaataaagataaatgaTCAAAAAAAGAAgcttatggaaaatattttactatATGAAGAAGACAAATTAAACAGTTCTGAACTTTTTGAATCTTAAATTGGATGGATTTATTAGCAGTGACCAGCTCAGAAGAAGAAATAAGGACTGTCTCCTCATTAGAAAGATGGTAAAAGTACACCTTTCATATAAGGTTAAGTGGCAGGTTTTGACCAGAAACATTAACCctctctgaagaaaacaaaagtgaTCACATTTGAGATGAACCAGAAAATATCTGTTCTAAGCAGATCAAAACAAAATGCAACTCTATAAACTTAAATGCCTTTGTTCTTCTCATCTGCAACTTAAAATATGGCAAATACCAATAGCTACCAAAGTAATTTTCAAGGTTCTTTTGCAATGCACTTCAGAAAGCATCTGCATATAATGTCTCTTATTTTAAATCACAGTCCTAGAAGTTATAAGGCAAGCATTGATCAGCAACTAGTTAGCAATACTCTTTATTGTTATCACATTGTACACAAGTAGACAGAAATCTCTGAACAGACTGGAAATAGTTTCAatttccaaaagaaatatttcatataatCTTATTCTACGTACTTGGAAAACACTCCCTATCAGAGAGAGAATTTTTATGCAAGTTCTCAGATGAATTCCATTTGACTCTTTTTCAATGTGAATTGCACTGAAATTGTTGTAAGTGAATAATTTAAGCCATGTTAGTCTACTGTATGACCTACTCTACTAGCTGTATGTATATGATACTGTCTTAAGTCTAACTTTTAAGTTTCACTGTCAACAGCTCTAAAAGAGTGTTTAGTACTTGGTAAGGATATTTTTGGAAGTTAATTTCTGTGTTCTTTACATGTTATTAAGGGGTCTCGTTTTGTTTCACGTGGTAACTATTATATATTTTGGATTAGGGGcaagattttaatttaaaaactagTTAATTTTTTCCTGGGTCATTTGAAATTTGATTTGTTAAATTTCTCTTGGCAATGGGTAAATTAATTAGTAAAAGATAAGCTAGTAAATGGACCTGTTTGTGGAGCCCCACTCACTGAGCATTCCTTGAGAAGGAATTTTCTGTGTGTCTTGTAGCTTACCCAGCAACAGTAGTAGACCTGGGGTGACTCTCTGTGAtcactctgaaaaaaaaaggaaaaaaaaaaaagaaacttgtatGCTGTCCTATTTATTAAGTGAAAACCCCTCAAGAAAGTGAGTGTCAGTTTTATTGTTATGAGTATTTAATATTTGTCTTACTGTTTGCATTTTCCACTCCTGTGCAGTCTAAGGAAACACAGGTTTATGATGAGCAAAAAGACCCTGTAGCTCAGCATACTGACAAAGGTGACTGCTGCCTCAGTAGCATGGTAATCAGGCCCGATGTATGGAAATGGGCAAAATTCCCACCGAAGTTCATGGAATATTTGAAAAAGCATACGAATTTATACATAATTCTTCTCACTGGAATTGTGTAATGGTATAACTTTCCAAGCTTTACATTGAGATTGCTGAGTAAGGCCTCATAGCTTCTATATTTGTATAGAACCTAGTTCATTGTGAGTAGTATTATGCACATGTAAGAGTATTTTAACTTAAGATCTGAGTATTATAATAATCTATACATTTATCAAGTGGATTTTTACACTAAAAACTGATAGAATTCCTTAAATATAAGTGCCTTGGATACTGTCAATGTATTTCTCCAGTGTCAGGTTGTTTTATTTTAGcagattcaaaaaaagaaaaaaatggtactAACATAAAGAACATTAAGAGTATATTCAGATTATCCAAAAGTTGCTtagttttttaaagatttcattgAGATACCTTATGGTGCTGaaattttaatattcatttgttttgatGTATGTGTTTTGGGAGATCCGTGGTTGATACCTCAGGTCTCTTCCAGGAAGAAATGCATATAGATGCACCTACAGAGCTGAATGAAAAAcccgactttttttttttgttttccaaaaacatAATTTAGACACAGTTCTGTTTCACAAAAATACTTTAAAGGTCTTGTTCTCATTCCAACACAGAGCAAAAATACTGAAGCTGAAATTGTTATTCTTTGCCTATTCCCATGTTAATTTTAAAGTATCTTGAGGGAGTATACATGGTTTTGTAGGTTACATAATGTACCATATATAAGATATAGCATAGTCTACAATAATGGTGCTCTGTGACCTAACTGTTGGCTGTTCAGTGTAACGTATGTTTTAATCTCAACTTGGCAACTTTATAATTCATTAATATATTTgtgaataaaatactgaaaaagccCTTTCTGTATGTCCTGTTTTTGCATGATACATGGTACAGCAAAATGTGTCTCATCCAGCCTATTAAAGTAACCTGTGTTCTTAAGGAAGCGGTTCAAGGTCTCTTTGCACATTCTTAATTATTAGTAATTATAATAGTAGTATAAACATACATGTATTAATTCACTGTTAAATAGTTGATTTCTGTTGATCTCTTGAGGCATCCCTAAAGAGAGATTTCACTCTAAAACTAGCAATGACCGTTACTGTCGGTTAGATGCACTGTCTGTGTAATACGCTTTGTACATCGTATAAAGATGTATTATATTTATGCAAGACATCGTAGCTCTTTCTCAGAAATGAAGGACATCTCTACTCAGATGCTCTTTTGGCGTGAACACTGGAGTAAGGGCACAGTATATGAATGAAAAAAAGCTGTTATCTGTAGAACCGTGTAAATAAAGTTAATGTGGAGAGGCGCAGTTAGACCCTGGAGACTGAAGGTCGCCCTGTGTCGCTGGCGGACGGTAACGGATCTGAGGGTACGTTACTGCGTGCTTCTCGCCTGCTCGCGCGCTGCTGAGGAGCCCTGACCCAGCGGCCTACGAGCTATACGATGCAACGCATACCTATAATACAAGCTATACATacataataaagaataaataataaaaaatattaataaataagtAACAAGAAATACGAACACAAGGCGATTCTTCGGGAGGCCCCGCACCTCCCCCTGCACCACCTTTTCGGTGCTGCCCTGTGCACCACCCTCGCCTACGCGCGACCTACAGCATAaccgcggggctcccgccgcaTCCCCGGCTGAAGGGAATCGCCGCTTTCCCTCTCACTGGGTCCTTTAATTAATAAAGCCCGTACGTAATTAACAAAGCCCAGGACGAGAGCTActgggggccgccgcgccgccccccccccccgcctgcccctcaGCGCCGAGGCGGTGCTGCCacagcgccccgccccccccccccggccgttcccgcccttcccgccgtGAGGCGCCGTCCGCGGCGGCAGCCTGCGCGGCTGAGCTCGGCTCCTGCACGCGAGCTCACAGACGCCTGTGCCAGGGCAGCTTGCGGGTTTCGGTCATCGTTTCCTTCCCCTGGTGAATTCTGGACGCGCTCTCTGACGTCATTCGCTCACGTGTTGTAAAGCCTCCCAGGGCTGTTCCGGCGCTCTTGCTGCCAGCCGCGAAGTAGCTTCCAGCCGCGGAGGCCTGTCACGCCCGCGCTGCCTGTTCTCGCAACGAGCTCCCAGAACTCGGTGCGGTGAGGAAGCGCGCTGCTTACAGTGCTGTCCTAAAAAGTCCGATGTTTCCACAGCGCTGCTTTCTCTTTTGTTGCGCTTACTGTAAGTGGCTTCTTTCTAGAGACCTCCAGGCTTTCTAAAAGGCAGAACTTTGTCTGAACTTGCATGTTGCAGGTAGATACACATGGAGCTGTGAAACCACAACGCAGGCTGCCTTTCTGTTTTGTGTTGGCCAGAAATAGTCACGTTCTCTTTAGCCTACTTACCCGGTTATCGGCGCTCTTTGGTAACAGGGTGAGTCTCACTGAACATCCTGCGATACGCCCTGCTGTCGGGGCGAGAGCAGAACCGCGGGGCCTGCGGTTTTCCCGTTCCTGGTGAAACCGCCCCACAGACGCCCCGAGCGGCCCTGTCCGGGGGCTGGGAGCGGAGGCTGCTGGACGGACCGATCCTCAGCGCAGCATAAATCAGACAGTGGTCCAAAGAGGTGAAAAGCTTTGTAGGGGAAAGTGACTGTTATTTACTTACCAAAATGTTTTCCGGGATAATACAGCTACAAAAAGGTTGTTGCGTATGGAGTGATTGTAACGACAAACTGTCTCTTTTCCGTAGTGTACAGACATCTTCCAACTCTGCTTGTCTTGTCCGCCAGCAGGGAACTCATGAGGCACAACTATTtatttccccccacccaccccacccAAAGGAACAGTTTGTGACCACTGCTTTGAAATAGGCGTTGTAgcctgcagctctgcaaagacctcgggatgctttgctttgcttttctgctgtgggACCCTGATGGCCTGGGACGCAGAGCTTTGTAGCACTGTCTCCCTTCCCTGGAAAAGACCGTGTGGCAGTCCTGATATCGCTCGGAATGACCCCAAAGAGCGCTCCGTGACGCGTCGAAGAGGACTGTTGAAGGGACCTCCCCAAAGTCTGCGTGTGCGGACGAGTCAAGTCTGAGCTCGGAAGAACGGGTGGTGAGTCCAGACGAATGGCTGTCTTGAACGAGATCTGTTGAAATGCATTTGGGATCTTAATGATTAGAATTTTAAGGAgaatatttaaatgaagaaagtaaaacatttttttctccgtTTCTTACTTTTTGAGTTCCTGGTTTTGTAAAGCCAAGTCTAGTAATACACCGttacagaaaaaagaataggTATCTACTAGATAAGAGAactattacattaaaaatgattGGATGTTCTCCACTTCCCAGATCTATAAAGAACTAGGCACTTAAGAGCATTCAATATTAACTGCTATTTTGGGGggactctgattttttttttctttgatgtggTATATTGCTATCAGTCTTCCTTGCATGTAAACTAGGTTGTTTGGCGTTTAACAAGTTACCTTATTTCTTTTACACAACTGGATAATGATGTCTAATTAGTGCAAGAAGACAGCTTGTACTTTAATTCTTAAGGGTGTTGGAAGAAAATGCAGTGTAAGCAGTACTGCATCCTCTTCAGTTTAGAGAGTGATTACAGCTGAAGATGAGAGTCCTGTGATGGCTGCATTTGCCTTTCCCTAGTGTGGTTTTTATCTTTCATTCATTATTTCAATTATCTCAACTTATTAGTAAGGACTAATCACAAAGAAATAAACATACTCAGCTGCCGCATGAAAAATCCTGACCTGTTGGCACTAAGTAACCCAGAAATGGTGACCGGTGCCAAAAACAGCTCCCTGGTTAGGGAAGTCTGCAGGAATATGACTTAGAACgtccttttctgttttccctctctttctttcttccttgcctccctcccctccagaaGTACTTACGGACATAATAAAACGTGTGTGTAACCTTGTGGGAGGTTCCAGGTCATGTAGGAGTGTTTTGGCATGTTGTTACATAGTGCATATAGACTCTCTTTACTTGGCAATAATGTGTCCAAGCAAGTAAAGAACAGCAAGAACAACATCATCAAACTCCTGTTTCTGCGACCGAACAGAATTGTTTGGGTTCTGACAAGTCTAGACCTGAGTTGGCAGAGAAAAGACATGCTTTTGCTTTGATTGAGTTTGATGAAATAATTCTTGGATCTTGGCTAGATCACCTTCTTAGCATTCTTTTTATGTAATTTCTGGATTAGAACAACCAGTTTTACTGAAGACTCAAATATCTAGTTTAtgtgttagggttttttttttttttcttccccttaatGCCAGGATTCGCTGCCTTGCTTACTTATTCTTCTGCCTCCAAAGCAAGAGAGACtgtaagaaaaatctctttgaatGGGAAACTTGTAGAAACTGATGCTTATCCCTTTCCTCGGCAGGTAAGAAAGCACTTGGGGTCTGGTTGGTCCCTGCGTTATTAGGTCATGCTACCCTCTTGAGGCTGATGGTATATTTGCAAAGGAGGAAATATTACACACGTTTATAGGTCTAAGGGTTTTTTTCTAAATCACCAGGAAACACTGATCTAAAGGCAGTGTTACAATGGTCCTCTTAATATGCTGTGCTGCAGACTGATGTGCTTAATAGCCTATGCCTCGATTTTGATTTCGTAATTCAGCCACTCTTTCTTCACGGTGACTGAATCCTGTACAATTCTGTCAGAATTCTAGAAAGAGAGGTTCTACCTGCAGTGCTCCTTTTTAAGGAAGGATTTATACAGTATCTCTGGCCGATGGTTTCCTTTCTGTACTGTTGGGCAGGTTATTGGTTGATTGATGTTTCTAGGAATTATGCTTTGAAAACATTAGTTATTTTCTCAGAAGTAACGTTTAAACATGAGCTGTAGATGTGCAGTGAAAGTAATTAGAGTTCAGCATTAAAGAAAATAGATGCAACTTCAGTGCTCTGACTCTTCCCTCTCATGACACTTCTGCGGGTTTTGAAAAGTACGTGTCAGCACTCTCACTCTGGACTGGCTTTGCACGCTGTGAAAGAGACCTGCGCGTCTGAAAACCCTGCTGCACGTCTGAAAACCCTGCTGCTTTCCCTGGTGCTGGCTGCTCTACAGGAGAACACCAGGCACATGCACGGCTTACAGGAATTGTCTAGGAAATGCTGGTAAGATCTGTGCCTGGAAACGTTATATAATGTGGAGGAAAACCATTGCATTATTTCTTCTTCATGTGGCATGTAAACATTGTGGTTTTCTGAACTGGTGATAAGAGTCGCAAGTATCTTTGCATCTTGCACGCTTCTTTTCAATCCACGTCCGTACACCTCCagttcttgtttgctttctggtGCAGTGTGACAAAAGATGGTGCTAGTGGCGTCAAAGCGATGATTTCATTTAGGTGATTAATTTTGTGATGGTAAGAGAGAACCTGCCTGGGAAATGTGGCAGCTGGATTCACTTTTGTTACACTAGCCTGTCCAGGAGTACTTTATAGAGTGTTTTTGTGAGTACAGTCTAGCAAATGTTCATGGATTAACAGATCTCCATGGGGGCATTATTTTTGGCTTTCAGAAGTATTTAATTGCTGAGGTACAGAAAAGACTATGTACTACAGTGGAACATACTGGTTTATGCATTTGAAAGCATGAAAAATTACCTTGTTGGTCTCTGATGTCTAGCACCAATATCGATATGATTCTGAATTCAAGTAAGTTAACTGGAAAATTGTTTTTCTAACTTGAAGAGGTATTGGATGATTTCCTTTATCTTAACGTATGTTGACACATCCCTTGGCAATTTAGCTAATTTGGCAACTGAAAGCTCATtccatgtgtgtgtttgcatagtTTATTCTCTATTCTTACATGAAATATCTAGTTTGATCTGTTCTTAGAAATTATAACAAGTAAATGCAGTTTCAACATAAGCTTTATTATATTTCGGATGCATATAGAAGAGTAAGAAAAGTTTCCATCAGTTTTAGAATGGATTCATACAGCTTTCAAGTTTAGAATAATCACAATTTTTCCCAAGAAAGAGATAAAACAAGTCTACGTGTCAGCCTGTCATTAATCTTGCCCTTTGCTATTCTTGTTTGTATTCCATAAAAGATCATCTGTTAGCATCTTTTTATCAGAGCAGTCTATTCAGGCTCATGTACATCTTCCTTCCTTACAGTTGTGAAATCGGTAATagtttcattttaaagtaaaacttGAAACATTCCAGGCAGAATAGTGTTGGTGATGTCTTTGTCCTTCAGCTTGCCTCAGTTTTTCATCTGAGTTTCTAAAAATGCAAAAGGGAAAGCTTATTGTTAGTTTTAATATTTGATAATTGATAGTTTTTGATAGGAATTGATAGTTTTAGTACTTTTTTGAAAGTCTTGTTTTGTTAATCTGTCCGACACGAGCACTCAAACGAAGGCAGAAGAGAAGGTGGCTTTCCAATCGTTTTATGCGTGCTTGCCCCAACAGAACGTCACTGAGCTGTGTAAGAGCCACAGGAGGAGCAGCACGGCAGGAGTCTGAAGGTGGACAGAGCAAAGAGCTTGGGGCAGAGCGCTGGGAGCTTGAAAAGCAGGGTGAAAGCAGAAGCATGAAGTGATTTGTAGTTGCAATGTATAGTATAGATATCAAGACTGACATAACTGTTAAAATGAGATATTTGGAAAGGTCAGCATAATGAGAGTGAGTGCAAATAAAGTACGAAAGACTCTGAAGGCAAAAGCCTGGCAGTTTATGGGGTGGGATTTAGTCATTAGAACGCTAGCTTTCCATGAATCGGCTAGAATTAGCTTAGTTACAGCAACTTAACTAACAAACTTCGCCATGAAAAGTGTGAAGGTCTTATTCAGCTGAGAACACAGGGAAATGCTGAGAGTTGAgggagggtggggaaaaaaagattggtAGTAGAAGGAAAGGAAGCCTCCCAcctccttttaaaatatatttttatgtgataCTTCAAAGTTCAACCAAGTTTCTGAACATCAGTTATTTTAGTGGTTCACCCAGTGGTCAGTTACTCACAATCacttctgaaatactgttttggaTGTTTTATGTGATTGATTAGGTGGcaaaaggttttgatttttgttttgaagtcTCTGCTTTGGAGACTTGGTTGAAAGTACCTTTAGTGTTCTCTTCAAGAATGTCCCCTAGCACCTTCTCCAGCATTTGTCCATATTCCTGATACTGCTCTTCTGTTATCTTGACACCAATTTCAAAGGGAACATTAAACtgtaaaaaaaacattaaaagacaaCAGTTTAGTGGACAAGTTTCTGGACAAGGACATTGCAAATTAATCTTATTCATGGGAACAGTGACAAGCAAAATATGTGAAAGTTGTTCTATCCATTTATAAGTATTGAGACATGAAATCGAAATCTGAGAAATGGGGCGTATAGCTACTGCAGACCAAACTGCACAataaactggagaaaagaaagctttagGAGAAACTCTATTATATGCGAGTTTCAAAACTTAAGTAAATCATTAGTAGGAGTTTATGATCTGATTTACTGCAGtcagttttaaattatttcatgcCATCAGTGCATGCAGTTTTCATGTGCCTTTTCCTACTTGCCTTTCAAATTGAATATGAAAGTAGTTTTCACTTGTACTACTTCATGTGATGCAAAATATACTTCCCCTTGCCGCCAGCCCCACCTCTTAAACTTTTGTGTGATCCAGAGGGAAAAATGCAAACCTTAATTTCAATACTGTTATTGTCATCTTCTGCCCATGCTTCATCTGTATCCGAAAAACCTTCCACGCCTCGACGGTGTAATTTTGTTGTTGGCTTTCTTGGATCCTTTCGTTGctggaaagcaagcaaaataacATCTATATATTCTTTCCATAATCAAATTAGCAGAGAAATTAGAatccaaaattaaaatagatgCAGCAAGGTAATGGAAGGCATCACAGACTTCTTTTAAGGCTATGTAGATCCACAGGTCTATAATGATTGTACTGCTATTACTGCGTTCGTTCTTACAGGAATTTGGTTTGAGTTCCTTAGAGAAGAGCCACTTTCCATTTCGTTTCCAAAAAAACCAGAAGTTGCCAACAAATTACTTAAATGGCTACTTTCTCTCTAATCGTTCCTTTTTAGATTATTAATTCTTAGTGAGTGAGATTAGATCTTAATTCTCAAGCACATATACAGTGCTAATGGTTTGTTACAGAAGTTCTCTGGcataattctttccttttccagaaacTGTAACTTCTAAAGGCTTCTCTGAACATTGTAAAGAATCTTGGTTTAAAGGTCTCTTAGGGGAGGACAgctttgaagaaatatttttctgaatcttttaCCTGTATTTTCTTATAGTCAGGGCTTAAAAAACTAGAGCCAGCCAGAGTAGTTTCTGTCCAAAGAACACTGAAGAGGAGAATTACAAGCAGAGCACCTCTGAGAAACATGATTATCTTCAGTAAGCGGTGTGGCAAACCTGAAAACATAggttgaaaaataaaacatattttgcaatatttctctttatttaattGAATCCAGATCCAGTTACAAAATTTGTCCTGAAATACTTGTTTATGAAGTTGGATGTATAAAACAAACACAATTTTTATatgttaaaagtaaaaataccGTGTCCGAAGACTGTCGCTTACCGTGTTTTCTTCTGTAACCAAGATATTACAACTGAAGCAGATGGGCTAGCAGAGAGGCCTTGTACAGGAAAATAGACAAAAGCTGTCTGAAACTTTACCTGCCTAGTTTTATGGTTTCACCAAATGGCTGCTTTTTTAAGTACTTCTTTATATACCAAGTGGAATATTTGTTCTGTGCTACAATATAACTGGAAATGCAATCTGATATGTATTTGAATTCCTTGGAAACTTGGCCTGCTTATACGATAACAAAATCAACAAAAAGTGAAAATAGTGCATAGATCTGTTGCTGCATTTACTTTTACATACAATGAAATTGTGTAGGCGGTGAAGtggaagttttcccttccttttgctgtgttaacatttcctttttaaaataagttaatGACCATAAGGTATATTTTTTCAAAGAGGCGAAAATAACATTATTGTTATTTGAGGTGGTGTAACAGAAATGGAGAAGTTAAGCTTTATTCCCGACCTGTGGTGAaagttgtttctctttttttgcccGTAAGTGCATCTCCTCCCTACTGTATTCTCTCCCACGTTCTGTTTTATCAGATTTTGTCATCTTTTGCTGGAGGACTCAAACTGAAAAGGATACCTAGTAAGCATTACTTTCATTattgtaaaaatgaaatattaattaagTTTAAAGAACTTCACTGATGATTAACAGCAATGGCTCACAGTCTAGAAAATATCTCATGAGAGAGAAATTGGCAATACTGTGATTTTTGCTTTAGAGGAATAAAGAAGGAATATATGGTGAAGGAAGGCAAATTAGAAACTTCTGTTACTTGTTTTCTAGCTAGACTTGAATGACGTGGCTTCTCTGTAGGATCCCTTTCACATTTGCAGCCCCACAAACTTGCACTGGTATAACTGGGAGAAGGGAAAATGGGAAATattcagagatggaaaaaggaggaggactTTAATTAAAGTAGCTTTGATGTTTGATAAAATGCAATAGGGAGCTTTGCTATAACCATCGTAAC
Protein-coding regions in this window:
- the GHRL gene encoding appetite-regulating hormone; protein product: MFLRGALLVILLFSVLWTETTLAGSSFLSPDYKKIQQRKDPRKPTTKLHRRGVEGFSDTDEAWAEDDNNSIEIKFNVPFEIGVKITEEQYQEYGQMLEKVLGDILEENTKETQMKN